A part of Myxococcus landrumus genomic DNA contains:
- the dnaK gene encoding molecular chaperone DnaK, whose protein sequence is MGKVIGIDLGTTNSCVAVMEGGEPVVIPNSEGSRTTPSMVGFTDSGERLVGQIAKRQAITNPENTVFAVKRLIGRKFDSPEAKKAIGISAFKVSSSPNGDAWVEIRGKGHSPPEISAIVLMKMKQTAEDYLGEPVTEAVITVPAYFNDSQRQATKDAGRIAGLNVLRIINEPTAAALAYGLDKVKDGGTERVAVYDLGGGTFDISILELTAGVFEVKSTNGDTFLGGEDFDQRLIDYLAKRFAEQNNGLDLRRDRMALQRLKEAAERAKHELSSAPETEVNLPFITADASGPKHLTETVDRATFEALVSDLVDRTIEPCKIALKDAGLTAQAINQVLLVGGMTRMPRVQQKVREFFGKEPHKGINPDEVVAVGAAIQGGVLKGEVKDVLLLDVTPLSLGVETAGGVFTKIIEKNTTIPCKKSQVFSTAVDNQPLVSVHVLQGEREMAADNKTLARFELVGIPPAPRGVPQIEVSFDIDANGIVHVSAKDLGTGKVQQVRVVGNSGLSEQEIQAMISDAQSHASDDKKKKELAELRNNADGLIYTTEKSLEEYASLLSEKDRDEIKADLERLKGLLNTSDANALKEAFQRLEGSAYRIADAIYTGQAS, encoded by the coding sequence ATGGGCAAGGTGATTGGAATCGACCTTGGGACGACCAACTCGTGCGTCGCCGTCATGGAAGGCGGCGAGCCGGTGGTCATCCCCAATAGCGAGGGCAGCCGCACCACGCCTTCCATGGTGGGCTTCACCGACTCGGGTGAGCGGCTGGTGGGCCAGATTGCCAAGCGGCAGGCCATCACCAACCCTGAGAACACCGTCTTCGCCGTGAAGCGGCTGATTGGCCGGAAGTTCGACTCGCCCGAGGCGAAGAAGGCCATTGGCATCAGCGCGTTCAAGGTCTCCTCCAGCCCCAACGGCGACGCGTGGGTGGAGATTCGCGGCAAGGGCCACAGCCCGCCGGAAATCTCCGCCATCGTGCTGATGAAGATGAAGCAGACGGCGGAGGACTACCTCGGCGAGCCCGTCACCGAGGCGGTCATCACCGTCCCCGCGTACTTCAACGACAGCCAGCGCCAGGCCACCAAGGACGCGGGCCGCATCGCGGGCCTCAACGTCCTGCGCATCATCAACGAGCCCACCGCGGCGGCGCTCGCCTACGGCCTGGACAAGGTGAAGGACGGCGGCACGGAGCGCGTGGCCGTCTACGACCTGGGCGGCGGCACGTTCGATATCTCCATCCTGGAGCTGACCGCGGGTGTCTTCGAGGTGAAGAGCACCAACGGCGACACGTTCCTGGGCGGCGAGGACTTCGACCAGCGGCTCATCGACTACCTGGCCAAGCGCTTCGCCGAGCAGAACAACGGGCTGGATTTGCGCCGCGACCGCATGGCGCTCCAGCGCCTGAAGGAGGCCGCCGAGCGCGCCAAGCACGAGCTGTCCAGCGCGCCGGAGACGGAGGTGAACCTGCCGTTCATCACCGCGGATGCGTCCGGCCCCAAGCATCTGACGGAGACGGTGGACCGCGCCACGTTCGAGGCGCTGGTGTCCGACCTGGTCGACCGCACCATCGAGCCCTGCAAGATTGCCCTGAAGGACGCGGGCCTGACGGCGCAAGCCATCAACCAGGTGCTCCTGGTGGGCGGCATGACGCGCATGCCCCGCGTGCAGCAGAAGGTGCGCGAGTTCTTCGGCAAGGAGCCGCACAAGGGCATCAACCCGGACGAGGTTGTCGCCGTGGGCGCGGCCATCCAGGGCGGCGTGCTCAAGGGCGAGGTGAAGGACGTCCTCCTCCTGGACGTCACGCCGCTGTCCCTGGGCGTCGAGACGGCCGGCGGCGTCTTCACGAAAATCATCGAGAAGAACACCACCATCCCCTGCAAGAAGAGCCAGGTGTTCTCCACCGCGGTGGACAACCAGCCGCTGGTGAGCGTGCACGTGCTCCAGGGCGAGCGCGAGATGGCGGCGGACAACAAGACGCTGGCGCGCTTCGAGCTCGTGGGCATCCCCCCGGCGCCGCGCGGCGTGCCGCAAATCGAGGTGTCCTTCGACATCGACGCCAACGGCATCGTGCACGTCAGCGCCAAGGACCTGGGCACCGGCAAGGTCCAGCAGGTGCGCGTGGTGGGCAACTCCGGCCTGTCGGAGCAGGAAATCCAGGCGATGATTTCCGACGCCCAGTCGCACGCCTCCGACGACAAGAAGAAGAAGGAGCTGGCGGAGCTGCGCAACAACGCCGACGGGCTCATCTACACCACGGAGAAGAGCCTGGAGGAGTACGCCAGCCTCCTGTCGGAGAAGGACCGCGACGAAATCAAGGCGGACCTGGAGCGGCTCAAGGGCCTGCTCAACACCTCCGACGCCAATGCCCTCAAGGAAGCCTTCCAGCGCCTGGAGGGCAGCGCCTACCGCATCGCCGACGCCATCTACACCGGGCAGGCCAGCTAG
- a CDS encoding serine/threonine-protein kinase: MEFPSLETEVAFLRGLVAVQRMSDDILEDCLQRGLTLDAGLDVFLTQCARMVHAPAGFVSLRGTRGPVLTRVLGDLGVDVFEAASWQGPRRLPNGRMLFCTRLTLGSLDMGGLGLAVGGAFEDGGKLVMKLVEAIGEQLDTAVLAFLALMDGQGPLERLDELSVDDTPVPKGRIGKYEVLTPLGTGGMAQVLVARAQGPEGLGRLVALKRILPHLTADPAIVGQFLDEARIGLRLSHPNLVHVYDFGEAQGAYFIAMELVRGVDLDRLLRAQQGPLTPAQAVAVVAQALGGLHAAHQLRGEDGKPLHLVHRDLSPHNLMVGFDGRVKVLDFGVAKARAQRTVTLPGIVKGKPLYMSPEQARGQRLDARSDLFAMGLLLYEALTWKRAFDRGDELSSMKAICDEPLPRPESIARPLWEVMEVALAKSPAARFANAQEMADRLMEVVTPVKDAELARLTARYFPDRLRELQSLDLTRAAGRAHVAPGLAHDPQEDIDTEPRAPPPPRKNVAR; the protein is encoded by the coding sequence GTGGAATTCCCATCCCTGGAGACAGAGGTCGCGTTCCTGCGCGGGCTGGTGGCCGTGCAGCGGATGTCGGACGACATCCTGGAAGACTGCCTTCAGCGCGGGCTGACGTTGGACGCGGGGCTGGATGTCTTCCTCACGCAATGCGCGCGCATGGTGCACGCACCCGCGGGGTTCGTGTCCCTGCGGGGCACGCGGGGCCCGGTGCTGACGCGGGTGCTGGGCGACTTGGGCGTGGACGTCTTCGAGGCCGCGTCCTGGCAGGGGCCTCGGCGGCTGCCGAACGGGCGGATGTTGTTCTGCACGCGGCTGACGCTGGGGAGCCTGGACATGGGCGGCCTGGGCCTGGCCGTGGGCGGCGCCTTCGAGGACGGCGGCAAGCTGGTGATGAAGCTGGTGGAGGCCATCGGCGAGCAGCTGGACACGGCGGTGCTGGCCTTCCTGGCGCTGATGGACGGGCAGGGCCCGCTGGAGCGGCTGGACGAGCTGTCGGTGGACGACACGCCCGTGCCGAAGGGACGCATCGGCAAGTACGAGGTGCTCACGCCCCTGGGCACCGGCGGCATGGCGCAGGTGCTGGTGGCGCGGGCGCAGGGCCCGGAGGGCCTGGGGCGCCTGGTGGCCCTCAAGCGCATCCTCCCTCACCTGACGGCCGACCCCGCCATCGTCGGGCAGTTCCTGGACGAGGCGCGCATCGGCCTGCGGCTGTCGCACCCCAACCTGGTGCACGTCTATGACTTCGGCGAGGCGCAGGGGGCGTACTTCATCGCCATGGAGCTGGTGCGGGGCGTGGACCTGGACCGGCTCCTGCGCGCGCAGCAGGGGCCGCTGACGCCCGCGCAGGCGGTGGCGGTGGTGGCGCAGGCGCTGGGCGGCCTCCACGCGGCGCACCAGCTGCGGGGCGAGGACGGCAAGCCGCTGCACCTGGTGCACCGGGACTTGTCGCCGCACAACCTGATGGTCGGGTTCGACGGGCGCGTGAAGGTGCTGGACTTCGGCGTGGCGAAGGCGCGCGCGCAGCGCACCGTGACACTGCCCGGCATCGTCAAGGGCAAGCCGCTGTACATGTCCCCAGAGCAGGCCCGGGGGCAGCGGCTGGATGCGCGCAGTGATTTGTTCGCCATGGGCCTCTTGCTCTACGAGGCCCTGACGTGGAAGCGCGCGTTCGACCGGGGCGATGAGCTCAGCTCCATGAAGGCCATCTGCGACGAGCCGCTGCCCCGGCCGGAGTCCATCGCCCGGCCGCTGTGGGAGGTGATGGAAGTCGCGCTGGCCAAGTCGCCCGCCGCGCGCTTCGCCAATGCCCAGGAGATGGCGGACCGGCTGATGGAGGTCGTCACGCCCGTGAAGGACGCGGAGCTGGCGCGGCTGACGGCGCGCTACTTCCCGGACCGGCTGCGCGAGCTCCAGTCGCTGGACCTCACTCGCGCTGCGGGCCGGGCCCACGTAGCGCCCGGCCTCGCGCACGACCCCCAGGAGGACATCGACACGGAGCCTCGGGCTCCTCCGCCGCCCCGGAAGAACGTCGCGCGCTGA
- a CDS encoding YsnF/AvaK domain-containing protein produces the protein MFQRSDIKEGMVVRSIDGEKLGKVFAMGDDAFHIERGLFFPKDYRVAFTDVSELRDGEVVLTRGKESLQQVSEAQGTRASEGRTVTETTTTRIREADIEAPAASVTPLTGNLGARTDASYRAELNTEPFRADSGDISIPVHREKLNVEKHDTKAGELRVRKDVVEEEEVVRVPVRHERVRVERRAVTSDRPAMSAAFKEETIVVPLHAEEVEVTKRSVMDEEVVIHRDVVEEERRIAETVRHENVEIRTEGDVDAPRTLNATSDDPALTRS, from the coding sequence ATGTTCCAGCGCAGCGACATCAAGGAAGGAATGGTCGTACGCAGCATCGACGGCGAGAAGCTCGGCAAGGTGTTCGCCATGGGCGACGACGCGTTCCACATCGAGAGGGGGCTGTTCTTCCCCAAGGACTACCGCGTCGCCTTCACGGACGTCAGCGAGCTCCGCGACGGAGAGGTGGTCCTCACCCGAGGCAAGGAATCGCTCCAGCAGGTCTCCGAGGCACAGGGCACCCGGGCCAGCGAGGGGCGCACCGTGACGGAGACCACCACCACGCGCATCCGGGAGGCGGATATCGAAGCGCCCGCGGCCTCCGTCACGCCCCTGACGGGAAACCTGGGCGCCCGCACGGACGCAAGCTACCGGGCGGAGCTGAACACCGAGCCGTTCCGGGCCGACAGCGGCGACATCTCCATCCCGGTCCACCGGGAGAAGCTGAACGTGGAGAAGCACGACACGAAGGCGGGCGAGCTGCGCGTACGCAAGGACGTGGTGGAGGAAGAGGAAGTGGTGCGGGTCCCCGTCCGCCACGAGCGCGTCCGCGTGGAGCGCCGGGCGGTGACGTCGGACCGGCCCGCGATGAGCGCCGCGTTCAAGGAGGAGACCATCGTCGTCCCGCTGCACGCCGAGGAGGTGGAGGTCACCAAGCGTTCCGTCATGGACGAAGAGGTCGTCATCCACAGGGACGTCGTCGAGGAGGAGCGCCGCATCGCGGAGACGGTGCGCCACGAGAACGTGGAGATTCGCACCGAGGGCGACGTCGACGCGCCGCGCACGCTCAACGCCACGTCCGACGACCCGGCGCTGACGCGCTCCTGA
- a CDS encoding transcriptional regulator, which yields MAEKWDKQLMDFLKRTGDELKRTTDDLRGEAQRLLKEVKDPDKQAKVKEGLEQLRTWAATTTKVAAEKIETAVRQVEGAVERAFTPEEGGNKAPPAPQKKQAAPPPAEAPPKAEPRAAKKAGSKSIGRKAGGARAAKKAPAASKKTMGRAKKPPTA from the coding sequence ATGGCCGAGAAGTGGGACAAGCAGTTGATGGACTTCCTCAAGCGCACGGGCGACGAGCTCAAGCGCACCACCGACGACCTCCGCGGCGAGGCCCAGCGCCTCCTCAAGGAAGTGAAGGACCCCGACAAGCAGGCGAAGGTGAAGGAAGGCCTGGAGCAACTGCGCACGTGGGCCGCCACCACCACGAAGGTCGCGGCGGAGAAGATTGAGACCGCCGTGCGCCAGGTGGAGGGTGCCGTGGAGCGCGCCTTCACCCCCGAGGAGGGCGGCAACAAGGCCCCCCCGGCCCCGCAGAAGAAGCAGGCCGCCCCCCCGCCCGCCGAGGCGCCTCCCAAGGCCGAGCCCCGCGCCGCGAAGAAGGCGGGCTCCAAGTCCATCGGCCGCAAGGCAGGGGGCGCTCGCGCCGCCAAGAAGGCCCCCGCCGCGTCCAAGAAGACGATGGGCCGCGCCAAGAAGCCGCCCACCGCCTGA
- a CDS encoding ABC transporter substrate-binding protein — protein MRRLAPMLLAALAVMAAACEKKTQPTPSGEAGTQAAQGQPAGTGGTPANTETILLGQVGALTGGQATFGISTRNGIELALKEANAAGGVKGKKLAVKVYDNQSKPEEAAQATTRLITQDKVVLILGDVASSNSLAMAEKAQAAGVPMITPSSTNTTVTQKGDYIFRVCFIDPFQGFVMAKFARDELKLGKVAVLQDNKSAYSIDLSDVFTRKFKEMGGTVATTESYSQGDTDYRAQLTAIKKTQPDGIYVPGYYSEVGVIARQAREVGLKVPLMGGDGWDSEKLFELGGSAINGSYFSNHYSPDNPDARVQKFIADYKAAYGGVPDALAALGYDAARVAIEALQRAKDLSGPAVRDAIAQTKDFPGVAGTVTLDEKRNAVKSAVVLKVGDGKTQYVTTISP, from the coding sequence ATGCGACGCCTTGCCCCGATGCTGCTCGCCGCGCTCGCCGTCATGGCGGCGGCCTGCGAGAAGAAGACGCAGCCCACCCCCTCTGGTGAGGCTGGCACGCAAGCCGCGCAGGGACAGCCAGCGGGCACGGGAGGCACTCCCGCGAACACGGAGACCATCCTGCTGGGCCAGGTGGGCGCGCTCACCGGTGGCCAGGCCACCTTCGGCATCTCCACGCGCAACGGCATCGAGCTGGCGCTCAAGGAGGCCAATGCCGCGGGCGGCGTGAAGGGCAAGAAGCTGGCGGTGAAGGTCTACGACAATCAGAGCAAGCCGGAGGAGGCCGCGCAGGCCACCACGCGCCTGATTACGCAGGACAAGGTGGTGCTCATCCTGGGCGACGTGGCCTCGTCCAACTCGCTGGCCATGGCGGAGAAGGCGCAGGCGGCGGGCGTGCCCATGATTACGCCTTCGTCCACCAACACCACGGTGACGCAGAAGGGCGACTACATCTTCCGCGTGTGCTTCATCGACCCGTTCCAGGGCTTCGTGATGGCGAAGTTCGCCCGCGACGAGCTGAAGCTGGGCAAGGTCGCGGTGCTCCAGGACAACAAGAGCGCCTACTCCATCGACCTGTCGGACGTCTTCACGCGCAAGTTCAAGGAGATGGGCGGCACCGTGGCCACCACGGAGAGCTACAGCCAGGGCGACACGGACTACCGCGCGCAGCTGACCGCCATCAAGAAGACGCAGCCGGACGGCATCTACGTGCCGGGCTACTACAGCGAGGTGGGCGTCATCGCCCGCCAGGCGCGCGAGGTGGGCCTCAAGGTCCCGCTGATGGGCGGCGACGGCTGGGACTCCGAGAAGCTCTTCGAGCTGGGCGGCAGCGCCATCAACGGCAGCTACTTCTCCAACCACTACTCGCCGGACAACCCGGACGCGCGCGTGCAGAAGTTCATCGCCGACTACAAGGCGGCGTACGGCGGCGTGCCGGATGCCCTGGCGGCGCTGGGCTACGACGCGGCCCGCGTGGCCATTGAGGCGCTCCAGCGCGCCAAGGACCTGAGCGGTCCGGCCGTGCGCGACGCGATTGCCCAGACCAAGGACTTCCCGGGCGTGGCGGGCACCGTCACGCTGGACGAGAAGCGCAACGCCGTGAAGTCCGCCGTCGTCCTCAAGGTCGGGGACGGCAAGACGCAGTACGTGACGACCATCTCTCCCTAA
- the grpE gene encoding nucleotide exchange factor GrpE gives MAGTSEKDSIQAEIGQDVIDAAVRSVERHMEDGAVTVEVEAPGAAADEVSHVTPEVSETSTPSETAPVTAEEAAALRQEVEALKAQLEFSQAKGRETMERLREAHERAKEAQERTVRAAADLENYRKRAQKEKEEVQRFGSEKLLKDLLPVMDNLDRALEAASKSPDIDSFQKGVAMTRKSFEDALGRHGVKSFSAKGQPFDPRMHEAIQQVETAEVPPGHVTYEVVRGFFLNERLVRPAMVVVARAPAEVAAESAQAPSPAPEPTTDAAVQPSDSNSGGSQ, from the coding sequence GTGGCCGGCACCAGTGAAAAGGACAGCATCCAGGCGGAAATCGGGCAGGACGTCATCGACGCGGCGGTCCGCAGCGTCGAGCGTCACATGGAGGACGGAGCGGTGACCGTCGAGGTGGAGGCCCCCGGGGCCGCCGCCGACGAGGTCTCCCACGTCACCCCCGAGGTTTCCGAGACTTCCACCCCCTCCGAGACGGCGCCCGTGACGGCCGAGGAGGCCGCGGCCTTGCGCCAGGAAGTGGAGGCGCTCAAGGCCCAGCTCGAGTTCAGCCAGGCCAAGGGTCGCGAGACGATGGAGCGACTGCGCGAGGCCCATGAGCGGGCGAAGGAAGCGCAGGAGCGCACCGTTCGCGCCGCCGCGGACCTGGAGAACTACCGCAAGCGCGCGCAGAAGGAGAAGGAGGAGGTCCAGCGCTTCGGCTCGGAGAAGCTGCTCAAGGACCTGCTCCCGGTGATGGACAACCTGGACCGCGCGCTCGAGGCTGCGTCCAAGTCCCCCGACATCGACAGCTTCCAGAAGGGCGTGGCCATGACGCGCAAGTCCTTCGAGGACGCGCTCGGCCGCCACGGCGTGAAGTCCTTCAGCGCGAAGGGCCAGCCGTTCGACCCGCGCATGCACGAGGCCATCCAGCAGGTGGAGACGGCGGAAGTCCCGCCCGGCCACGTGACGTACGAGGTGGTGCGCGGCTTCTTCCTCAACGAGCGGTTGGTGCGTCCGGCGATGGTGGTCGTCGCGCGAGCCCCCGCCGAAGTCGCGGCCGAGTCCGCGCAGGCCCCGTCGCCGGCTCCGGAGCCGACGACAGATGCCGCCGTGCAGCCGTCCGACAGCAATTCCGGGGGGAGTCAGTAA
- a CDS encoding putative Ig domain-containing protein, producing MSTIIRAAAIVVVLSLLSACSGSNHEDPSGGPKLPTAELVDTTVGADYEVRLTATGGTAPYFYSMTEEPPPGFSFYSADGKLTGPATASGQYAVKVTVRDAEKTQDTRAYNLKVWPSPVLSSVVPPNALTGSNYSHLFSITGGRPPLTFSVTQGSLPAGLTLSEEGELSGVARQTGTSIFTVRAQDASGVQVEARFAMEVKQGTGTPDSGPNPSGSFPLAVGNWNIEWFGDPGAGPTDDTLQRNNVATVINGADVDVWGLAEVVSTTEFNTLKGQLPGYDGFLANDARVTSGSSYYDTSEQKVGILYKTGVVEVLQSQLILTQYNFDFATRPPLRVDLRIKRGTATADMTLVVLHMKAMSASADYDRRRAAGQWLKTYLDTNLPTQRVMVVGDWNDDLDTSIVSGYDTPYRNFLNDTARYGFITHSLTLSGASSTVSYRNFIDHQLASNEMRAHYVSNSASVLRPALTNYGTNTSDHYPIVSRYDLAQVAPPAFAPTSSDSIDAFQAPGTGWPQGEAAGFTIH from the coding sequence ATGTCCACCATCATCCGCGCGGCCGCGATAGTCGTGGTCCTGTCCCTTCTGAGCGCTTGCTCGGGCAGCAACCACGAAGACCCATCCGGGGGGCCCAAGCTCCCCACCGCGGAGCTGGTCGACACCACCGTGGGGGCCGACTACGAGGTGCGCCTGACGGCCACGGGCGGCACCGCGCCCTACTTCTACAGCATGACCGAGGAGCCGCCTCCGGGCTTCTCGTTCTACTCGGCCGACGGGAAGCTCACCGGGCCCGCCACCGCCTCCGGGCAGTACGCCGTCAAGGTGACGGTGCGCGACGCGGAGAAGACGCAGGACACGCGCGCGTACAACCTGAAGGTGTGGCCCAGTCCGGTGCTCTCGTCCGTCGTGCCGCCCAACGCCCTGACGGGCAGCAACTACTCCCACCTGTTCTCCATCACCGGCGGCCGGCCGCCCCTGACGTTCTCGGTGACGCAGGGCTCGCTGCCCGCGGGCCTGACGCTGTCGGAGGAAGGAGAGCTGTCGGGCGTGGCGCGCCAGACGGGCACCAGCATCTTCACCGTGCGCGCGCAGGATGCCAGCGGCGTGCAGGTGGAGGCCCGGTTCGCCATGGAGGTGAAGCAGGGCACGGGGACTCCGGATTCCGGCCCCAACCCCTCGGGGAGCTTCCCCCTGGCCGTGGGCAACTGGAACATCGAGTGGTTTGGCGACCCGGGCGCGGGGCCCACGGACGACACGCTCCAGCGCAACAACGTGGCGACGGTCATCAACGGCGCGGACGTGGATGTCTGGGGTCTGGCGGAGGTGGTGAGCACCACGGAGTTCAACACGCTGAAGGGCCAGCTCCCCGGCTACGACGGCTTCCTGGCCAATGACGCCCGCGTCACGTCGGGCTCGAGCTACTACGACACGAGCGAGCAGAAGGTGGGCATCCTCTACAAGACGGGCGTGGTGGAGGTGCTTCAGTCCCAGCTCATCCTGACCCAGTACAACTTCGACTTCGCCACCCGGCCTCCCCTGCGCGTGGACCTGCGCATCAAGCGGGGCACCGCCACCGCGGACATGACGCTGGTGGTGCTGCACATGAAGGCGATGTCCGCCTCGGCCGACTACGACCGGCGGCGGGCCGCGGGGCAGTGGCTCAAGACCTACCTCGACACGAACCTGCCCACGCAGCGGGTGATGGTGGTGGGCGATTGGAACGACGACCTGGATACGTCCATCGTGTCCGGCTACGACACGCCCTACCGCAACTTCCTCAACGACACGGCCCGCTACGGCTTCATCACCCACTCGCTGACGCTGTCGGGCGCCAGCTCCACGGTGAGCTACCGCAACTTCATCGACCACCAGTTGGCCAGCAACGAGATGCGGGCCCACTACGTCTCGAACTCGGCCTCGGTGCTGCGTCCGGCCCTCACCAACTACGGGACGAACACGTCCGACCACTACCCCATCGTCAGCCGCTACGACCTGGCCCAGGTGGCTCCGCCAGCCTTCGCTCCCACGTCATCCGACAGCATCGACGCCTTCCAGGCCCCGGGCACCGGCTGGCCCCAGGGGGAAGCGGCCGGATTCACCATCCACTGA
- a CDS encoding RNA polymerase sigma factor, with translation MEAFRRGDTAVLTQVYRAYSPEVLRYLARRFAVGTDVGGTRTVTLSALDLDAAHQETFVRAFRPNMRQAYDGVRPYLGFLLTVARSTAIDLLRASGRVSREAVSLEEAPELSHLPNEGRNPEEEALGTEVRTLVRRFLDTQSEEGRALAQLRFVDGLSQEVAAERLQLTRGEVRVRERRLRTQFTDYLTSSGWLETAPESRHMELGVLLATLALCTLGSVSP, from the coding sequence TTGGAGGCCTTTCGGCGTGGGGACACGGCTGTCCTCACCCAGGTGTATCGCGCCTACTCACCGGAGGTGCTGCGCTACCTCGCTCGCCGCTTCGCGGTGGGCACCGACGTGGGTGGGACCCGCACGGTGACCCTGTCCGCGCTGGACCTGGACGCCGCCCATCAGGAGACCTTCGTGCGCGCGTTTCGTCCCAACATGCGGCAGGCCTACGACGGGGTGCGCCCGTACCTGGGCTTCCTGCTGACGGTGGCGCGCTCCACGGCCATCGACCTGCTGCGCGCGTCCGGACGGGTGTCGCGGGAGGCCGTGTCGCTGGAGGAGGCACCAGAGCTGAGCCACCTTCCCAACGAGGGCCGCAACCCCGAGGAAGAAGCCCTGGGCACCGAGGTGCGGACGCTGGTCCGCCGCTTCCTGGACACGCAGTCCGAAGAAGGACGCGCGCTCGCGCAGCTGCGCTTCGTGGACGGCCTGTCCCAGGAGGTCGCCGCCGAGCGGCTCCAGCTCACGCGCGGAGAGGTCCGCGTGCGGGAGCGCCGGCTGCGCACGCAGTTCACCGACTACCTGACGTCCTCGGGCTGGCTGGAGACGGCCCCCGAGTCCCGTCACATGGAGCTGGGAGTCCTCCTGGCCACCCTGGCGCTGTGCACTCTCGGGAGCGTCTCGCCATGA